Within the Pseudomonas putida genome, the region CCAGTGTCAATGGCACTGCGGCCGCGACGACCACGCCGACACGCCAGCCCATGCTGAGGAAGCAGACAAGCATCACGACCAGCAGGGCAACGAAGAACTTGATCATGAACTCGTCGACGGAGGACGTGATGTTCACCGCCTGATCGGTGACCTTGCTGAGCGTCATGCCCAAGGGCATGCGTTCGTTGATTCTGGCTGTTTCGGCGTCCAGGGCTTTACCAAGGTCGAGGCCGTTCCACCCTTCGCGCATGACAATGCCAAGCAGCAGGGCTGGCTCGCCATCGTTACGCACCAGGAACGTCGCGGGATCTTCGTAGCCGCGTTCTACGTCGGCCACGTCCGACAGCTTCAGCGGGCGGCCCTGTGCGACCACCGGGGTTTCGCGAATCTTTGCCAGTTGATCGAAGGCGCCGTCAACCCTGATCACCACTTGTGGCCCCTGCGTTTCAACCGAGCCCGCCGGCGACAAGGCGTTCTGGTTGGCCAGGGCTGAGAAAATGTCCTGCGGCGTGATTCCGAGCGTGGCCAGCCGGTCATGGGAAAAGGACACGAATATCCGTTCAGCCTGCTCCCCGATGATGTTGACCTTCTTGACGCCCGGCACGTGCAGCAGCTGCTGGCGCAGCGTTTCGGCGTCGCGTACCAGCTGACGCTGCGGTTCGCCTTTGGCTTTGAGCGCGTAGACCGCAAATGTCACGTCCGAAAATTCATCATTGAGCATTGGGCCGACCACGCCCGCTGGCATGAGCTTGGCCTGGTCACCCGCTTTCTTGCGGGCTTGGTAGAACTCCTCCTGAACCGCCGAAGGCGGGGTCTTGTCTTGCAGCGACACCATCGTGAAGGCTAACCCAGGCCGGGTGTAGGTTTCGGTACGGTCATACCACCGCAGCTCTTGCATGCGTTTTTCCAACGGTTCGGCCACCAGATCCTGCATCTCTTGTGCAGTGGCGCCGGGCCAGGCAGTGATGATCGTCATCTGCTTGACGGTAAAGGGTGGATCTTCTGCACGGCCCAGTATGAAGAACGCCAACGTTCCGGCGAAGGCGATCAGCACGATCAGGAAGAGGGTGATCGACCGCTCGCGTACCGCGAGCGCGGATAAGTTGAAACCAGGCTGGCTCATTGCTGGTGCTCCGTGACCTGCGCTGTTTGAGCCTGTTCCATGACCTCGACGCCATCGCGCAGCAGATGCGCACCCAGTGCCACGATCCGATCGCCAGCGTTCAGATCACTCTTCACGACAGCTTTTTCGTCACTGACACTGAGCACCTGCACTGCGTGCCATGACACCTTGGCCGGTTGGCCTGCGATTACCCAGACCCCGGCGCCGGTCCCCGGGTCGAAGAGTGCACCGATGGGTATCTGCTTAGCGTCGGAATGCGTATCAGAACTGGGAATATCAAGCGTAATGGTTGCACCCAGTGGCGCGCTCGCCAAAGGGCCAGAGAGTACGTACCTGGCCTCGAACGTACGGGTGATAGGGTCTGCTGCATCGGAAAGTAAGCGCAGTTGGGCGGGTACGGCCTGTGAAGGCTTGCCAAATAGCGTGGCCAGAGCAGTGGAGCCAGGCATCGGGCGAAGCGTTTCTGGCAAGTAGACGACAGCTTCTCGTTGGCCGGCCCTGGCCAGCTTTACCACTGCTTGGCCAGCGCTGACGACCTGGCCCGGTTCGGCCAGTGTCTCCACCACCACACCATCGGCGTCGGCTAGCAAGACCGCATAGCCGGTGGCGTTCCTGGCAACGTCAGCCTGTGCTTGCGCCGCGCTGAGTTGCGCCTTGGCAGCATCAGCCGCAGCTTTGATCTGGTCGTAAGAAGATGCCGAGACCGCGCCCTCGGCCACCAACCTTCGATAGCGAGCTTCGTCGTCGCCGGTCTGCTTGGCCCGTGCGCGAGCAGCGGTTACTGCTTCTTGCTGCGCGCGTGCCTGTAGGTTCAGATCCACTGGATCCAGACGCATCAAGGGCTGACCGCGTTTGACTGGTTGGCCGGTATCGACCAGGCGCTGCAAGATTTTGCCGGATACTCGGAAGCCGAGGTCACTCTGTGTGCGAGCGACTACAACTCCGGAAAACGAACGTGCAAGTTCTGACGCGCCCTGTACTGAGGCCGCCTTCACGACCGGCGGTTTATCTCTCGGGTCTTTTCCAGGTGAAGAGTCCCCGCAACCGGCGAGGGCCAGTGGGAGTAAGCAACCGACTAAGGCGGCAGGACGCAGGCGCATGGGATCCCTTTCTGAAAAGGCGATTGAGGAATCCCATTTTTCAACCAGTGACCAATATTGTCAATGGTCACATCATGCTAAGGCGCGAGACTTCTGAGTATCAAAGCCGGCAGTTGGATGACCGCATCCTGAAGCGTGTCTAGGTTGTGCTGAAGGAGCGCGGCATTTACGTAAGGCCTCATGATCAGAAAAATGGCCAGCGTCAATTCGTCCAATGGTGTCTTGCGTTCAAATTCCCCAGCGTCGCGGCCCTGGATCAGGATCTCCATAATGACCTTGCTGATATTGGCCTCATGAGACTTGACCGACGACCATTGATCGCGC harbors:
- a CDS encoding efflux RND transporter periplasmic adaptor subunit, which translates into the protein MRLRPAALVGCLLPLALAGCGDSSPGKDPRDKPPVVKAASVQGASELARSFSGVVVARTQSDLGFRVSGKILQRLVDTGQPVKRGQPLMRLDPVDLNLQARAQQEAVTAARARAKQTGDDEARYRRLVAEGAVSASSYDQIKAAADAAKAQLSAAQAQADVARNATGYAVLLADADGVVVETLAEPGQVVSAGQAVVKLARAGQREAVVYLPETLRPMPGSTALATLFGKPSQAVPAQLRLLSDAADPITRTFEARYVLSGPLASAPLGATITLDIPSSDTHSDAKQIPIGALFDPGTGAGVWVIAGQPAKVSWHAVQVLSVSDEKAVVKSDLNAGDRIVALGAHLLRDGVEVMEQAQTAQVTEHQQ